One Salmo trutta chromosome 12, fSalTru1.1, whole genome shotgun sequence genomic region harbors:
- the LOC115204524 gene encoding amyloid-beta A4 precursor protein-binding family B member 3 isoform X1, with translation MLGKDYMLAIIIVNYDDNIWNDPSLDLDSDLPSGWRTIRDSTGTYYWHVATGATQWQHPSYSTEEDQNSINGITATDIKSLEAGGRRESRARLTESPLASINDRVSWQDDYFCTNMDPDSKCFAVRSLGWVEIPEEELIPGKSSLAVNNCIQQLSSSKAEGRDDTLGAWGEGQDMMMVLKKDTLSLMDPVDRSLLHCQPIIDIRVWGVGCNNGRDRDFAFVASDKDTCMLKCHVFRCNAPAKTIATALHKMCSKIMAEKTTRSPSMARSLTMATISPEDMPRQVDFLDAMRQRVQKFEVQYIGNLPVSRAMGMEVLNRAIESIMNTSDSDDWEPIVIHISDTVLSLWKGEDGDDPFWECQVRLLTFLGVGHDTHTFAVIVDGGTQRFECHVFWCEPDAGIISEAVQAACMVQYQKCLVAQTPPPRSKMWRVGSKVKRANSMDGFSFPSPRHQGLSPPKAGSSTTKKGMLAFFETFRNKQSAVSTP, from the exons ACAACATCTGGAACGACCCAAGCCTTGATTTGGACTCTGACCTACCGTCAGGGTGGCGCACCATCCGGGACAGCACCGGCACCTATTACTGGCACGTGGCCACTGGCGCCACCCAATGGCAGCACCCATCCTACAGCACTGAGGAGGACCAGAACTCCATCAATGGCATCACTGCCACGGACATCAAG AGCCTGGAGGCTGGGGGCAGACGTGAATCAAGGGCAAGGCTGACAGAGAGCCCATTGGCCTCCATAAATGACAG GGTCTCCTGGCAGGACGATTATTTCTGCACCAACATGGATCCTGACTCCAAG TGTTTTGCTGTGCGCTCCCTGGGCTGGGTGGAGATTCCAGAGGAGGAGCTGATCCCGGGGAAGAGCAGTCTGGCTGTCAATAACTGCATCCAGCAGCTGTCCAGCAGCAAGGCAGAGGGCCGCGATGACACACTGGGCGCCTGGGGAGAG gGCCAGGACATGATGATGGTTCTGAAGAAGGATACCCTCAGCCTGATGGACCCAGTGGACCGCAGCCTTCTCCACTGCCAGCCTATCATTGACATCCGCGTGTGGGGCGTGGGCTGCAACAACGGCAG AGACAG AGATTTTGCCTTCGTGGCCAGTGACAAAGACACCTGTATGCTGAAGTGCCATGTGTTTCGCTGTAACGCCCCAGCAAAAACCATCGCCACGGCTTTGCACAAAATGTGCTCAAAG atCATGGCAGAGAAGACCACTAGAAGCCCATCTATGGCCCGCTCCCTCACCATGGCGACCATCTCCCCTGAGGACATGCCACGCCAAG TGGACTTCCTGGATGCAATGAGGCAGAGGGTGCAGAAGTTTGAGGTTCAGTACATCGGAAACCTGCCCGTCTCCAGGGCAATGG GTATGGAGGTGCTGAACCGGGCCATAGAGAGCATCATGAACACCTCAGACAGTGACGATTGGGAGCCCATCGTCATCCACATCTCTGACACTGTCCTGTCACTCTggaaaggagag GATGGAGATGATCCATTTTGGGAATGTCAAGTGCGTTTGCTGACCTTTCTGGGTGTGGGGCATGATACACACACCTTTGCAGTGATAGTGGACGGCGGGACGCAGCGGTTTGAGTGTCATGTTTTCTGGTGTGAGCCAGACGCAGGGATAATCTCTGAGGCTGTGCAGGCTGCGTGCATG GTCCAGTACCAGAAGTGCTTGGTAGCCCAGACTCCACCACCCAGGTCCAAAATGTGGCGGGTGGGTTCCAAGGTGAAGCGGGCCAACTCCATGGACGGCTTCAGTTTTCCATCTCCCCGTCACCAAGGACTGTCCCCGCCCAAGGCTGGCTCCTCCACCACCAAAAAGGGCATGCTGGCGTTTTTTGAGACTTTCAGAAATAAACAGTCAGCCGTTTCCACACCATAG
- the LOC115204524 gene encoding amyloid-beta A4 precursor protein-binding family B member 3 isoform X2, with the protein MLGKDYMLAIIIVNYDDNIWNDPSLDLDSDLPSGWRTIRDSTGTYYWHVATGATQWQHPSYSTEEDQNSINGITATDIKSLEAGGRRESRARLTESPLASINDRVSWQDDYFCTNMDPDSKCFAVRSLGWVEIPEEELIPGKSSLAVNNCIQQLSSSKAEGRDDTLGAWGEGQDMMMVLKKDTLSLMDPVDRSLLHCQPIIDIRVWGVGCNNGRDFAFVASDKDTCMLKCHVFRCNAPAKTIATALHKMCSKIMAEKTTRSPSMARSLTMATISPEDMPRQVDFLDAMRQRVQKFEVQYIGNLPVSRAMGMEVLNRAIESIMNTSDSDDWEPIVIHISDTVLSLWKGEDGDDPFWECQVRLLTFLGVGHDTHTFAVIVDGGTQRFECHVFWCEPDAGIISEAVQAACMVQYQKCLVAQTPPPRSKMWRVGSKVKRANSMDGFSFPSPRHQGLSPPKAGSSTTKKGMLAFFETFRNKQSAVSTP; encoded by the exons ACAACATCTGGAACGACCCAAGCCTTGATTTGGACTCTGACCTACCGTCAGGGTGGCGCACCATCCGGGACAGCACCGGCACCTATTACTGGCACGTGGCCACTGGCGCCACCCAATGGCAGCACCCATCCTACAGCACTGAGGAGGACCAGAACTCCATCAATGGCATCACTGCCACGGACATCAAG AGCCTGGAGGCTGGGGGCAGACGTGAATCAAGGGCAAGGCTGACAGAGAGCCCATTGGCCTCCATAAATGACAG GGTCTCCTGGCAGGACGATTATTTCTGCACCAACATGGATCCTGACTCCAAG TGTTTTGCTGTGCGCTCCCTGGGCTGGGTGGAGATTCCAGAGGAGGAGCTGATCCCGGGGAAGAGCAGTCTGGCTGTCAATAACTGCATCCAGCAGCTGTCCAGCAGCAAGGCAGAGGGCCGCGATGACACACTGGGCGCCTGGGGAGAG gGCCAGGACATGATGATGGTTCTGAAGAAGGATACCCTCAGCCTGATGGACCCAGTGGACCGCAGCCTTCTCCACTGCCAGCCTATCATTGACATCCGCGTGTGGGGCGTGGGCTGCAACAACGGCAG AGATTTTGCCTTCGTGGCCAGTGACAAAGACACCTGTATGCTGAAGTGCCATGTGTTTCGCTGTAACGCCCCAGCAAAAACCATCGCCACGGCTTTGCACAAAATGTGCTCAAAG atCATGGCAGAGAAGACCACTAGAAGCCCATCTATGGCCCGCTCCCTCACCATGGCGACCATCTCCCCTGAGGACATGCCACGCCAAG TGGACTTCCTGGATGCAATGAGGCAGAGGGTGCAGAAGTTTGAGGTTCAGTACATCGGAAACCTGCCCGTCTCCAGGGCAATGG GTATGGAGGTGCTGAACCGGGCCATAGAGAGCATCATGAACACCTCAGACAGTGACGATTGGGAGCCCATCGTCATCCACATCTCTGACACTGTCCTGTCACTCTggaaaggagag GATGGAGATGATCCATTTTGGGAATGTCAAGTGCGTTTGCTGACCTTTCTGGGTGTGGGGCATGATACACACACCTTTGCAGTGATAGTGGACGGCGGGACGCAGCGGTTTGAGTGTCATGTTTTCTGGTGTGAGCCAGACGCAGGGATAATCTCTGAGGCTGTGCAGGCTGCGTGCATG GTCCAGTACCAGAAGTGCTTGGTAGCCCAGACTCCACCACCCAGGTCCAAAATGTGGCGGGTGGGTTCCAAGGTGAAGCGGGCCAACTCCATGGACGGCTTCAGTTTTCCATCTCCCCGTCACCAAGGACTGTCCCCGCCCAAGGCTGGCTCCTCCACCACCAAAAAGGGCATGCTGGCGTTTTTTGAGACTTTCAGAAATAAACAGTCAGCCGTTTCCACACCATAG